The following are encoded together in the Fusarium keratoplasticum isolate Fu6.1 chromosome 1, whole genome shotgun sequence genome:
- a CDS encoding Elongation factor G, mitochondrial, with protein MRATRAARWLNCRLLFGTQQPSCGSHFFNVSPAAPAWESRRAFSQTKRTCSAAQEALKKAQEDAASLTPEYVAANMDPEEAKRLSRVRNIGIAAHIDSGKTTVSERVLFYTGRINAIHEVRGKDAVGAKMDSMELEREKGITIQSAATFADWKKTENGKEETYHFNLIDTPGHIDFTIEVERALRVLDGAVMILCAVSGVQSQTITVDRQMKRYNVPRISFVNKMDRMGANPWKAVEQINTKLKIPAAAIQVPIGAEDEFQGVVDLINMQAIYFEGPRGTKVRVTDQIPGPLQELVKEKRQALVEKLADVDDEIAELYLDEQEPTNQQIKDAIRRATIARTFTPVMMGSALADKGVQPMLDAVCDFLPNPADVENTGLDKSNEEKTVKLVPYNSLPFVGLAFKLEENNYGQLTYIRVYQGKLTKGSYLFNSRTDKKVRIPRIVRMHSNEMEDVSEVGAGEICAVFGVDCASGDTFTDGGLPYTMSSMFVPDAVMSLSIKPKRTGDADNFSKAMNRFQREDPTFRVHVDPESEETIISGMGELHLEVYVERLKREYKTECITGQPRVAYRETIARKADYDFLLKRQSGGPGDFARVAGWIEPNDKPDENHYESQVVGGHIPDKFLSACAKGFDVACEKGPLLGHKVIGAKMIVNDGATHVTDSSDYAFNLATQMAFRKAFNDAGGQVLEPLMKTTITAPNEFQGNILMLMNKRNATIHDTDIGSEDFTLICDCSLNAMFGFSSQLRAATQGKGEFSMEFSHYAPAPPHLQKELVAKYQAELEAKRTK; from the exons ATGAGGGCAACGAGGGCCGCCAGATGGCTCAATTGCCGTCTGCTATTCGGCACCCAGCAGCCGAGCTGTGGTAGCCACTTCTTCAACGTCTCCCCCGCTGCCCCGGCCTGGGAGAGCCGACGAGCCTTCAGCCAGACCAAGCGCACCTGCAGTGCTGCGCAAGAAGC tctcaagaaggcccaggAGGACGCTGCGAGCTTGACACCCGAGTATGTCGCTGCCAACATGGAccccgaggaggccaagcgCCTGTCTCGAGTCCGTAACATCGGTATTGCT GCGCACATCGACAGTGGAAAGACTACCGTCAGTGAGCGAGTTTTGTTCTACACCGGCCGAATCAATGCGATCCACGAGGTGCGAGGCAAGGATGCCGTCGGCGCCAAGATGGACTCCATGGAACTCGAGAGGGAAAAAGGCATCACCATCCAGTCTGCGGCCACCTTCGCCGACTGGAAGAAAACGGAAAACGGCAAAGAGGAAACCTACCACTTCAACCTGATTGATACCCCTGGTCACATCGATTTCACCATTGAGGTCGAGAGAGCTCTCCGAGTCCTCGACGGTGCTGTCATGATTCTGTGCGCTGTTAGCGGCGTCCAGTCTCAGACCATCACTGTCGACCGTCAAATGAAGCGTTACAATGTCCCCCGAATCTCCTTCGTCAACAAGATGGACCGAATGGGTGCCAACCCCTGGAAGGCCGTCGAGcagatcaacaccaagctcaagattcCCGCCGCTGCTATCCAGGTTCCCATTGGTGCTGAGGATGAGTTCCAAGGCGTCGTCGATCTTATCAACATGCAGGCTATTTACTTTGAGGGTCCCCGTGGTACCAAGGTTCGCGTCACCGATCAGATTCCTGGCCCcctccaggagcttgtcaaggagaagcgtCAGGCTcttgttgagaagctcgccGATGTCGACGATGAGATTGCCGAACTGTACCTCGATGAACAGGAGCCCACCAACCAGCAGatcaaggatgccatccGCCGCGCCACCATTGCCCGAACTTTCACCCCCGTCATGATGGGCTCTGCCCTTGCTGATAAGGGTGTCCAGCCCATGCTCGACGCTGTATGCGATTTCCTGCCCAACCCCGCCGATGTCGAGAACACTGGGCTTGACAAGTCAAACGAGGAGAAGACTGTGAAGCTGGTTCCCTACAACTCTCTGCCCTTTGTTGGTCTTGccttcaagctcgaggagaacAACTACGGCCAGCTCACCTACATCCGAGTCTACCAGggcaagctcaccaaggGTTCCTACCTGTTCAACTCCCGAACCGACAAGAAGGTCCGAATTCCCCGTATTGTCCGCATGCACTccaacgagatggaggatgtcTCCGAGGTCGGTGCCGGTGAGATCTGCGCCGTCTTTGGTGTCGACTGTGCTTCCGGTGACACCTTCACTGATGGCGGTCTCCCCTACACCATGTCTTCCATGTTCGTTCCTGATGCCGTCATGTCGCTCTCCATCAAGCCTAAGCGAACTGGTGATGCCGACAACTTCAGTAAGGCCATGAACCGATTCCAGCGCGAGGATCCTACCTTCCGAGTCCACGTCGACCCCGAGAGTGAGGAGACCATCATTTCTGGTATGGGTGAACTGCACCTTGAGGTTTACGTCGAGCGTCTCAAGCGAGAGTACAAGACCGAGTGTATCACTGGCCAGCCCCGTGTTGCCTACCGCGAGACCATTGCTCGCAAGGCTGACTATGATTTCCTGCTGAAGCGACAGAGTGGTGGTCCTGGTGACTTTGCTCGTGTCGCTGGTTGGATCGAGCCTAACGACAAGCCTGATGAGAACCACTACGAGTCTCAGGTCGTTGGTGGTCACATCCCCGACAAGTTCCTGTCTGCTTGTGCCAAGGGTTTCGATGTTGCTTGTGAGAAGGGTCCTCTCCTGGGCCACAAGGTTATTGGTGCCAAGATGATTGTCAACGATGGTGCCACCCACGTTACTGATTCTTCCGATTACGCCTTCAACCTGGCTACCCAGATGGCTTTCCGAAAGGCCTTCAATGATGCTGGTGGCCAGGTTCTCGAGCCCCTGATGAAgaccaccatcaccgccCCCAACGAGTTCCAGGGCAACATTCTGATGCTCATGAACAAGCGTAACGCCACTATTCACGACACCGATATCGGCAGTGAGGACTTCACCCTCATCTGCGACTGCAGTCTGAACGCCATGTTTGGCTTCAGCTCTCAGCTTCGCGCTGCCACTCAGGGCAAGGGAGAGTTCAGCATGGAGTTCAGTCACTACGCCCcggctcctcctcatctcca GAAGGAGTTGGTTGCCAAGTACCaggccgagcttgaggccaAGCGAACCAAGTAA
- a CDS encoding Kynurenine 3-monooxygenase, which yields MGKPQKIVVVGAGPVGSLAALYAAQRGHEVEIYELRPDLRDPGTIPLNFTRSINLAISERGINAMRHAGQPGLLDHVMATTIPMRGRMIHGRGPTGALFEQSQDYDAKGRAIHAIDRAGLNKRLLDILESMPNVKLFFNHKLTGADYRACKAWFEVQDGSSAKDSRPKEIDITFDLMIGADGAHSAVRYHLMKFTRMNYQQEYIDTLWCEFQLKPVHTDDTADPMAKFRISPNHLHIWPGKDFMFIAIPSDDGSFTCTLFMPSREFTDLENNPSSLPSFFDKHFPGVTDLIPGDELIESFKTNPHLPLISLKCKPYHYGSSCVIVGDAAHAMVPFYGQGMNAGMEDVRILFSILDKHAQIEESNDPSNQSTTSTAAAFERSLALAEYSAVRPFDAHAINDLALQNYVEMRSSVLSRRYRLRKFLEEFMSVHFPRMGWQTKYSRVSFSNEGYLDVIKKSDSQGKVLVRSFFTLIASPFFITAAVFGYKYRRSLAHIIHGLRHLGDHA from the exons ATGGGGAAGCCTCAGAAGATCGTCGTTGTCGGTGCTGGACCCGTGGGTTCGCTGGCGGCTTTGTATGCTGCTCAGAGGGGACACGAGGTTGAGATTTATGAGTTGCGACCTG ACCTCAGAGATCCCGGTACTATCCCACTCAACTTCACCAGGTCCATCAACCTCGCCATCTCGGAACGCGGCATCAATGCCATGCGCCATGCCGGCCAGCCAGGCCTCCTCGACCATGTCATGGCGACTACAATCCCCATGAGAGGCCGCATGATCCACGGCAGAGGCCCAACCGGTGCCTTGTTCGAGCAGTCTCAAGACTACGACGCCAAGGGACGG GCAATCCACGCCATTGACCGTGCGGGACTCAACAAGCGGCTTCTCGACATTCTCGAGAGCATGCCCAATGTcaagctcttcttcaaccacaAGCTCACGGGCGCAGACTATCGTGCTTGCAAGGCGTGGTTTGAGGTGCAAGACGGCAGCTCGGCCAAGGATTCTCGTCCCAAGGAGATCGACATCACTTTCGATCTCATGATTGGAGCCGACGGTGCTCATTCCGCTGTGAGGTATCATCTCATGAAGTTTACTCGGATGAACTACCAGCAAGAGTACATCGACACCTTGTGGTGCGAGTTCCAGCTCAAGCCCGTCCATACAGACGACACAGCCGATCCAATGGCCAAGTTCAGGATATCGCCCAACCACTTGCACATTTGGCCCGGCAAGGACTTTATGTTTATTGCTATTCCCAGCGAT GACGGCTCATTCACATGCACGCTCTTCATGCCAAGCCGAGAGTTTACAGATCTTGAAAACAACCCTTCCAGCTTGCCGAGCTTTTTCGACAAGCACTTCCCCGGAGTGACGGACTTGATACCCGGCGATGAGCTAATAGAGTCCTTCAAGACCAACCCTCACCTTCcactcatcagcctcaagtGCAAGCCGTATCACTATGGCTCCTCTTGTGTCATCGTCGGCGACGCAGCCCACGCCATGGTGCCCTTTTATGGCCAGGGCATGAACGCGGGAATGGAGGACGTGCGAATTCTGTTTTCGATTTTGGATAAGCATGCCCAGATTGAAGAGTCGAACGATCCTTCGAACCAGTCCACGACCTCAACTGCGGCCGCCTTTGAGAGatctctggctctggcagaGTATTCGGCGGTTCGTCCCTTCGACGCGCACGCAATCAACGACCTCGCCCTTCAAAACTACGTCGAGATGAGATCCTCCGTTCTCTCCCGGCGGTACCGACTCCGCAAGTTCCTCGAAGAGTTTATGAGCGTCCACTTCCCCCGAATGGGATGGCAGACCAAGTACTCTCGCGTGAGCTTCAGCAACGAGGGCTACCTCGACGTTATCAAGAAGAGCGACTCTCAAGGCAAGGTGTTGGTCCGGAGTTTTTTCACACTCATTGCCAGCCCCTTCTTCATCACGGCAGCTGTATTTGGCTACAAGTATCGCCGGTCGCTTGCCCACATCATCCACGGACTCCGGCACCTAGGCGACCACGCTTGA
- a CDS encoding Methionine aminopeptidase, with the protein MSEPPAKKKCMGADCENEAGSLQCPTCLKLGIKDSFFCSQDCFKKNWGIHKTIHKSQSNILHHFMAPKAISPDPATGYYNPFPNFPYSGSLRPVYPLSPHRTLPKSIPHPVWWQDGDPKYSRSLSSRNKIDILDKAGQDAMRKSCMLAREVLDIAAAAAKPGVTTDYIDEIVHKACIERNSYPSPLNYNHFPKSCCTSVNEVICHGIPDQRVLLDGDILNIDISLYHEGYHADLNETYYIGDRAKADPDTVRVVETARECLEESIKAVKPGTLIREFGNIIEKHAKKRNCSVIRTYCGHGVGKLFHCPPNVPHYAKNKTVGECKPGMTFTIEPMIALGKYRDITWPDNWTSTTIDGKLTAQFEHTLLVTEDGVEVLTARKPDSPGGPIPMPGTENGEAAA; encoded by the exons ATGTCCGAACCccccgccaagaagaagtgcATGGGCGCCGATTGCGAGAATGAAGCTGGATCGCTGCAGTGCCCAACCTGCCTGAAGCTCGGCATCAAGgacagcttcttctgctcccAGGATTGCTTCAAGAAGAACTGG GGCATCCATAAGACCATCCACAAGTCGCAAAGTAATATCCTCCACCACTTCATGGCTCCGAAAGCAATCTCACCAGATCCAGCTACCGGCTACTACAACCCGTTCCCCAACTTTCCCTACTCCGGCTCTCTGCGACCCGTCTATCCTCTCTCCCCGCATAGAACCCTCCCCAAGTCGATTCCTCACCCCGTGTGGTGGCAAGATGGCGACCCCAAGTACAGCCGCTCCCTCAGCAGCCGCAACAAGATCGACATTCTCGACAAGGCTGGACAGGATGCTATGCGAAAGAGCTGCATGCTTGCGCGAGAGGTCCTCGAcattgctgccgccgccgcgaaGCCTGGTGTGACGACCGATTACATCGACGAGATTGTTCACAAGGCCTGTATCGAGCGAAAC TCGTATCCTTCTCCCCTGAACTACAACCACTTCCCCAAGTCATGCTGTACATCCGTCAACGAAGTCATCTGCCACGGTATCCCCGATCAGCGTGttctcctcgacggcgaTATTCTCAACATCGACATTTCCCTCTACCACGAAGGCTACCACGCCGATTTGAACGAGACATACTACATTGGTGACCGGGCCAAGGCGGACCCTGACACCGTCCGTGTCGTCGAGACGGCACGAGAGTGCTTGGAAGAGTCCATCAAGGCTGTGAAGCCCGGTACCCTGATCCGGGAGTTTGGAAACATCATCGAGAAGCacgccaagaagagaaaCTGCAGTGTCATCCGAACCTACTGCGGCCACGGAGTCGGCAAGCTGTTCCACTGCCCTCCCAACGTCCCACACTacgccaagaacaagacagTCGGCGAATGCAAGCCTGGAATGACCTTTACTATCGAGCCCATGATTGCGCTGGGCAAGTACCGAGACATTACGTGGCCGGACAACTGGACCAGCACAACCATTGACGGAAAGCTGACGGCTCAGTTTG AGCACACTCTTCTTGTGACGGAAGACGGTGTCGAGGTGTTGACGGCGAGAAAGCCAGACTCTCCTGGTGGCCCTATCCCAATGCCTGGCACAGAAAATGGGGAGGCGGCAGCATAA
- a CDS encoding Peptidase A1 domain-containing protein, whose amino-acid sequence MKPWVVGACLVSTWSVVQAQTVQWNVENHRHIPQGLSRRSESTFEEVVENKRSAGGYFSEIAVGNPPQNITLQLDTGSSDVWFPWSSADICEDNSKGGCPFGSFNPDKSRSFKHVGPGLFDITFIDNSYAKGDYFVDHFEFGGAVIKNLTMGLGVDTDIHFGLIGMGYASNEAVRDTEDIIYPNLPVAMWQGGYISTIAYSLWLNDLDASSGNILFGGVDTAKFTGNLTRINVLPVQGHYLHFLVALTSVVARSPSGTDTLTSDSFPIKAVLDSGTTLTYLPQDITHEIWEEVGAVYSSTYEAAVLPCSRGKHPGNFTFGFAGPDGPRITVAMDELVLDLNDGQQTPTFESGAFEGESICYFGIQNDSSTISILGNTFLRSAYVVYDLVNNEIGIAATDFNATKSEIVEFKSYGATIPSATVAPNQRRATETPEATENKFTAADGFQKTEGDDDDNNDDDDDNAASLLTPSGTNTALVAAVVSFMLIGGGTFSMNLL is encoded by the exons ATGAAGCCGTGGGTTGTGGGCGCTTGCTTAGTTTCGACATGGAGTGTCGTGCAAGCACAAACCGTACAATGGAACGTTGAAAACCATCGCCATATCCCCCAGGGCTTGAGTCGCCGCTCAGAGTCGACTtttgaagaggttgttgagaacAAGAGATCGGCGGGAGGCTATTTTTCGGAAATCGCAGTTGGAAACCCACCTCAAAATATCACCCTTCAGCTGGATACTGGGAGTAGCGATGTGTGGTTCCCTTGGAGTTCCGCAGATATCTGCGAAGACAACTCCAAGGGTGGATGCCCCTTTGGAAGCT TTAACCCTGACAAGTCGCGTTCATTTAAGCATGTCGGCCCCGGCTTGTTCGACATTACCTTTATCGACAACAGTTACGCAAAGGGAGACTATTTTGTCGATCACTTTGAGTTTGGCGGCGCAGTCATCAAGAACCTGACCATGGGACTGGGGGTCGATACCGACATCCATTTTGGACTAATTGGCATGGGTTACGCCAGCAATGAGGCTGTGAGGGATACTGAGGATATTATTTATCCAAACCTCCCTGTCGCCATGTGGCAAGGAGGCTACATCAGTACCATCGCTTACAGCTTGTGGCTCAATGACCTCGATGCTAGCTCTGGGAACATTTTGTTTGGGGGTGTCGACACGGCAAAGTTCACTGGAAACCTGACTCGCATCAATGTTCTACCAGTACAAGGCCATTACCTCCACTTCCTCGTCGCCTTGACCTCAGTGGTCGCTCGCAGTCCTAGTGGAACCGACACTCTCACATCAGATAGCTTCCCCATCAAGGCGGTGCTCGATTCAGGAACCACCCTTACCTATTTGCCCCAAGATATCACGCATGAGATCTGGGAGGAGGTCGGCGCCGTGTATTCATCCACGTATGAAGCAGCTGTGTTACCATGCTCCCGTGGTAAGCACCCGGGAAACTTTACCTTTGGGTTCGCTGGGCCCGATGGCCCTCGCATCACTGTGGCCATGGACGAGTTGGTCCTCGATCTGAATGATGGTCAGCAAACACCAACCTTCGAATCAGGGGCATTCGAAGGCGAGTCGATCTGCTATTTTGGAATCCAGAATGATTCGAGCACGATTTCCATTCTGGGAAACACCTTTCTTCGATCCGCTTACGTCGTTTATGATCTGGTCAACAATGAGATCGGAATCGCGGCGACCGACTTCAATGCCACCAAGAGCGAAATCGTTGAATTTAAAAGCTACGGCGCTACGATACCGTCTGCAACGGTAGCACCCAATCAGCGAAGGGCGACTGAGACGCCTGAAGCCACCGAGAACAAGTTCACTGCCGCCGATGGATTCCAGAAAACTgaaggcgatgatgatgataataacgacgacgacgatgacaacGCTGCATCACTCCTGACTCCTTCTGGAACCAACACAGCGCTGGTCGCCGCGGTAGTGAGCTTCATGCTCATTGGGGGAGGAACCTTTTCAATGAATCTCCTATAG
- a CDS encoding Homoisocitrate dehydrogenase, which yields MSLRTLRIGLIPGDGIGKEVIPAGRRILEALPASLGLKFDFVDLKAGFETFEQTGAALPDKTVEVLKNECDGALFGAVSSPTQAVKGYSSPIVALRKKLDLYANVRPVKTVLTAAKPIDMVIVRENTEDLYVKQETTHETPEGKVAEAIKRISEKASFRIAAMAGDIALRRQKIRDAGAASIHKSPLVTITHKSNVLSQTDGLFRATSKKALADPKYSSITVEEQIVDSMVYKLFRQPEDYDVIVAPNLYGDILSDGAAALVGSLGLVPSANVGEGFAIGEPCHGSAPDIQGQGIANPIATLRSTALMLEFLNEEEAAAKIYAAVDGNLEDGKLLSPDLGGKATTEEVVADILRRL from the exons ATGTCCCTCCGAACCCTCAGAATCG GCCTCATCCCCGGTGACGGCATCGGCAAGGAAGTCATCCCCGCCGGCCGccgcatcctcgaggccctccCCGCCTCTCTCGGCCTCAAGTTTGACTTTGTCGACCTCAAGGCCGGCTTCGAGACCTTTGAGCAGACCGGCGCTGCCCTCCCCGACAAGACCGTCGAGGTCCTCAAGAATGAGTGCGACGGCGCCCTGTTCGGCGCCGTGAGCTCGCCCACCCAGGCCGTCAAGGGCTACTCGAGCCCCATCGTCGCCCTGCGCAAGAAGCTCGACCTCTACGCCAACGTCCGCCCCGTCAAGACCGTCCTGACCGCCGCCAAGCCCATCGACATGGTCATTGTCCGCGAGAACACTGAGGATCTGTACGTCAAGCAGGAGACCACCCACGAGACCCCCGAGGGAAaggtcgccgaggccatcaagcgtATCTCGGAGAAGGCTTCGTTCCGCATCGCTGCCATGGCTGGTGACATTGCCCTCCGTCGCCAGAAGATCCGCGATGCCGGTGCTGCCAGCATCCACAAGTCTCCCcttgtcaccatcacccacaAGTCCAACGTTCTGTCCCAGACCGATGGTCTCTTCCGAGCCacctccaagaaggccctCGCGGACCCCAAGTACTCCTCCATCACCGTTGAGGAGCAGATTGTCGACTCCATGGTCTACAAGCTCTTCCGCCAGCCCGAGGACTACGACGTCATCGTCGCCCCCAACCTGTACGGTGACATTCTCTCCGACGGCGCTGCCGCCCTCGTCGGCAGTCTGGGTCTCGTCCCCAGCGCCAACGTCGGTGAGGGCTTCGCCATTGGTGAGCCTTGCCACGGCAGCGCCCCTGACATCCAGGGCCAGGGTATTGCCAACCCCATTGCCACTCTCCGATCCACCGCTCTGATGCTCGAGTTCctcaacgaggaggaggctgctgccaagaTCTACGCTGCCGTTGATGGCAACCTTGAGGATGGTAAGCTCCTGAGCCCTGACCTGGGTGGCAAGGCTACCACCGAGGAGGTCGTCGCCGACATTCTCCGACGTCTGTAA
- a CDS encoding ANAPC4-WD40 domain-containing protein: MADFGEYPPNMAPQDALIVREQAEPDHAVVPYTAEDLSRPKAGPANPFKDEANALKRKNVLTGHAEETFLSEHTFRSKHRAVERRGGPEREYQTNAELKAEAARIRATRESKGSATIAEGPGSYVGPWARYKRPEYEVVGEDEELASDEEYEIVEEEEEVVESGTVVKAPTKALERRKEAEEMGDETTTFHGSAEYDYQGRTYMHVPQDLDIDLRKEVGSITNYIPKKQIHAWKNHSKAVTALRFLPGSGHLLLSASADTTVKIFDVYHERELLRTYSGHSKALSDICFNTSGTQFLSSSYDRMIKLWDTEKGVCVSKFTTGKTPHVIKFNPDPEHANEFLAGMSDKKIVQFDIRTPNEVVQEYDHHLAAINTITFVDENRRFMTTSDDKSLRAWDYNIPVPIKYIAEPDMYPMTRAAPHPSGKYVAYQSSDNQILVYGANDRFRQNRKKSYRGHNNAGLGIDLDCSPDGQFLASGDSGGYVCFWDWKTCKMYHKLKAGNQAITCVKWHPQETSKVVTAGLDGEIRYWD, encoded by the coding sequence ATGGCAGACTTTGGCGAGTACCCGCCAAATATGGCGCCGCAAGATGCGCTCATTGTTCGAGAACAAGCCGAGCCTGACCACGCTGTGGTGCCTTATACAGCCGAAGACCTGTCGCGCCCCAAAGCCGGTCCTGCAAACCCATTCAAGGACGAGGCCAACGCCCTGAAACGCAAGAACGTCTTGACCGGCCACGCAGAAGAGACTTTTCTGAGCGAACACACATTTCGAAGCAAGCACCGCGCTGtagagcgacgaggaggcccgGAGAGAGAGTACCAGACCAACGCAGAACTGAAGGCCGAGGCTGCGAGGATACGGGCGACACGAGAGAGCAAGGGCAGCGCGACGATTGCTGAGGGGCCCGGCTCCTATGTTGGACCATGGGCAAGGTACAAGCGACCCGAGTACGAGGTTGTgggagaggacgaggagctcgcGAGCGACGAAGAGTATGAGAttgtggaagaggaggaggaagttgTCGAGAGTGGAACAGTGGTCAAGGCGCCGACCAAGGCGCTGGAGCGAAgaaaggaggccgaggagatgggCGACGAGACGACGACATTCCACGGATCCGCCGAGTACGACTACCAGGGCCGGACATACATGCACGTTCCCCAGGATCTGGACATCGATCTTCGGAAAGAGGTGGGAAGCATCACCAATTACATCCCCAAGAAGCAGATTCATGCCTGGAAGAACCATTCCAAGGCAGTCACCGCACTACGCTTCCTCCCTGGCTCGGGGCACTTGCTGCTATCTGCCAGTGCTGATACTACCGTCAAGATCTTTGACGTGTACCACGAGCGGGAGCTGCTGCGGACGTACTCCGGGCATTCCAAGGCTCTCTCCGACATTTGCTTCAACACTTCGGGCACTCAattcttgtcctcgtcctaTGATCGCATGATCAAGCTCTGGGATACTGAGAAGGGCGTCTGCGTCAGCAAATTCACGACTGGCAAGACACCTCATGTCATCAAATTCAACCCCGATCCCGAGCACGCCAATGAGTTCCTGGCGGGTATGTCGGATAAGAAGATTGTCCAGTTCGATATCCGCACACCCAACGAGGTGGTTCAGGAATACGATCACCACTTGGCGGCTATCAACACTATCACCTTTGTTGACGAGAACCGTCGTTTCATGACGACATCCGACGACAAGTCACTCCGTGCATGGGACTACAACATTCCTGTACCTATCAAGTACATCGCCGAGCCGGACATGTATCCCATGACCCGCGCGGCACCTCACCCAAGTGGCAAGTATGTCGCCTACCAGAGCTCTGATAACCAGATCCTGGTCTACGGCGCCAACGACCGCTTCCGCCAGAACCGCAAGAAGAGCTACCGCGGACACAACAACGCCGGTCTGGGCATCGACCTCGACTGCAGTCCCGACGGGCAGTTCCTTGCCTCTGGTGACTCTGGTGGTTATGTGTGCTTCTGGGACTGGAAGACGTGCAAGATGTATCACAAGCTCAAGGCGGGCAACCAGGCCATCACATGCGTCAAGTGGCATCCTCAGGAGACGAGCAAGGTGGTTACAGCGGGTCTAGATGGTGAGATTAGGTATTGGGATTAA